Proteins co-encoded in one Erinaceus europaeus chromosome 2, mEriEur2.1, whole genome shotgun sequence genomic window:
- the PLEKHF1 gene encoding pleckstrin homology domain-containing family F member 1 yields the protein MVDYLANTEINSQRIAAVESCFGASGQPLALPGRVLLGEGVLTKECRKKAKPRIFFLFNDILVYGSIVLNKRKYRSQHIIPLEEVTLEPLPETLQAKNRWMIKTAKKSFVVSAASTTERQEWISHIEECVRRQLLATGRPPSTEHAAPWIPDKATDICMRCTQTRFSAITRRHHCRKCGFVVCAECSRERFLLPRLSPKPLRVCSLCYRELAAQKQEEEEQGTGSPRQLAHLVGASSGDDDDSDEDKEGGGDGDWPGQVKFYASNIWSSFHS from the coding sequence ATGGTAGACTACCTGGCCAACACGGAGATCAACAGCCAGCGCATTGCGGCGGTTGAGAGCTGCTTTGGGGCGTCCGGACAGCCGCTGGCCCTGCCAGGTCGGGTGCTGCTGGGCGAGGGCGTGCTGACCAAGGAGTGCCGCAAGAAGGCCAAGCCAcgcatcttcttcctcttcaacGACATCCTGGTGTACGGCAGCATCGTGCTCAACAAGCGCAAGTACCGTAGCCAGCACATCATTCCCCTGGAAGAGGTGACACTAGAGCCGCTACCAGAGACACTGCAAGCCAAGAACCGCTGGATGATCAAGACGGCCAAAAAGTCCTTCGTGGTGTCTGCTGCGTCCACCACCGAGCGCCAGGAGTGGATCAGCCACATCGAGGAGTGTGTgcggaggcagctgctggccacAGGCCGCCCACCCAGCACGGAGCACGCGGCGCCCTGGATCCCTGACAAGGCCACGGACATCTGCATGCGCTGCACCCAGACGCGCTTCTCCGCCATCACCCGGCGCCACCACTGCCGCAAGTGCGGCTTTGTGGTCTGCGCAGAGTGTTCCCGGGAGCGTTTCCTCCTGCCGCGCCTCTCGCCCAAGCCCTTGCGTGTCTGCAGCCTCTGCTACCGCGAGCTGGCAGcccagaagcaggaggaggaggagcagggcacGGGGTCCCCGAGGCAGCTGGCCCACCTGGTCGGGGCGTCCAGTGGCGACGATGACGACTCAGATGAAGACAAGGAGGGTGGCGGGGATGGCGACTGGCCAGGCCAGGTGAAGTTCTATGCCTCCAACATCTGGTCATCCTTCCACAGCTGA